CCCGCGCGGCTGGTACACTGGGCGCTGTTCGGACAACACCGTGCGTCTGGTCGCCGAGGAAGGTGGCTTTGCTTATGTTGCCGATACCTATGCAGACGATCTACCCTACTGGATGCAAACCGGTGGTCGGGATCAGTTGATTGTTCCCTACACGCTGGATTGCAATGACATGCGCTTTGCGACGCCACAGGGGTTCAACGCCGGGGATCAGTTCTATTCGTATCTGAAAGACAGTTTCGACGCGCTTTATGCGGAAGGCGAGGCCGGTGCACCCAAGATGCTGTCGATCGGTTTGCACTGTCGCCTGATCGGGCGACCGGGACGCGTCATGGCGCTGAAACGGTTTCTGGATTACGCGCGTGGGTTCTCGGACGTGTGGTTCGCAACGCGATTGCAGATTGCCGAGCATTGGGCCGAAAAGCACCCGGCGGCTGAGCGTCCACAACCCTCGCAAATGGGCCGCGAAGAATTCGTCTCTGAGTATGGAGGTATCTTCGAGCATTCCGCTTGGATCGCCGAGCGCGCCTATGATCTGGAATTGGGCGCGGCGCATGACACGGCAGGCGGATTACACAATGCTTTGACCCGCATGTTCCGGTCCGCCTCAACCGAGGAACGGCTCGGTGTTTTGACAGCCCACCCTGATCTGGCAGGCAAACTGGCGCAGGCAAAGCGGCTGACACAGGAAAGTACGTCCGAGCAAGCCTCGGCAGGGCTTGATGCGCTGACGGATGAGGAACGCGCCACCTTCACCGAACTGAACCAGCGCTATACGGAAAAATTCGGCTTTCCGTTCATCATTGCCGTGCGGGACCACAACAAAGCCTCGATCCTGAGTGCGTTCCAGCGACGCATCGAACAGGATCGCGACACCGAATTCGCCGAGGCTTGCCGGCAGGTCGAACGGATTGCCGAGTTCCGCTTGCGGGATGTGCTGCCCTCATGACTCGGATTGTCGCTGAACCGATCTCGGCTGAGGCTTTCGCACCGTTTGGAGATCTGATCGATATCTCGGGCGAGCCCGACAAGATCATCAATCAGGGCCAATGCGGGCGGTATCACGACCGGGCTAAACTGGATTTCAGTGATGCCCGCGCGGGCATCAGCCTATTCAGCGCCAACTCGCGCGAGATGCCTTACCTGCTGGAGATGGTTGAGCGTCATCCGGATGGCAGCCAGGCTTTCATTCCAATGACCCACCAGCCCTTTCTGGTGGTCGTCGCCCCCGATGAAGGCGGGAAACCGGGTCAACCACGCGCATTCATCACACAAGCCGGGCAAGCCGTGAACTATCACCGTGGAACATGGCACGGCGTCTTAACGCCTTTACATGGGCCCGGCCTGTTTGCGGTTGTCGATCGCATCGGAGTCGGCCTGAATTTAGAAGAATACTGGTTCAGCACACCGTACGAGGTGGTCAACCGCTGAAACCAGAACCGAAGCCGCCGGAGAAGCGGTAAGAACCCCATTGGATCTTAGGGAGGACAATGAGATCATGGCTGAAACTTCGATAGGGACGCCCGAACAGCTTCGGGACCCGAACTTCACACCCGCCTTGCACAAGGCGATACCGCTGGGCATTCAGCACGTTTTGGCGATGTTCGTCTCGAACGTGACACCGGCCATCATCGTGGCGGGTGCTGCCGGTTTTGGATTTGGGTCGAACTCCCCGGATTTTCCCGAATTGCTGTACCTGATCCAGATGTCGATGCTGTTCGCTGGGCTGGCGACCCTGCTGCAGACTATCACGATTGGCCCGGTTGGAGCGGCTCTGCCGATTGTACAAGGAACGAGCTTTGCGTTTTTGCCCATCATGATCCCTCTGGTCGCCGGAAAAGGCGTGGATGCCTTAGGGGCGCTGTTTTGCGGTGTCTTGGTTGGCGGTTTGTTTCATGCCTTTCTTGGCCTCTTCATAGGCAAGATACGGTTTGCGCTTCCGCCGCTGGTCACTGGACTTGTCGTAACAATGATCGGTTTGGCGCTGGTCAAGGTCGGCATACAATACGCCGCTGGTGGTGTGCCTGCGATTGGAACTCCTGAGTATGGATCGCTGCTCAACTGGTCGGCTGCACTGGTTGTGGTTGTTGTGACGCTTGGCCTCAAGTTCTTTGCACGCGGTATGCTGTCGGTGTCTGCCGTACTGGTTGGTTTGGCCATCGGCTACGTCTATGCCCTGATGGTCGGGATGGTGACGTTCGAGGCCATTGGCACAAGTTGGTCACGCGCCTCAGCTTTTGCTCTGCCCGTACCGTTCAAATATGGGTTTGAGTTCTCTCTGGCCGCCGTGATCGGCTTTTGTCTGATGTCTTTTGTCTCGGCCATCGAGACCGTCGGAGACGTATCGGGTATCACCAAAGGTGGTGCAGGTCGCGAAGCAACCGACAAGGAAATCGCTGGCGCGACCTATGCCGATGGTTTCGGAACAGCGATTGCCGGTATGTTTGGCGGGTTTCCCAATACGTCCTTCAGCCAGAATGTCGGTTTGATTGCGATGACGGGCGTCATGAGCCGCCATGTCGTGACCTGTGGAGCTATCTTCCTGATCCTGTGTGGCCTTGTGCCAAAAGTCGGGGCAATTATCCGCACCGTGCCTATCGAAGTGCTGGGCGGTGGTGTGATCGTCATGTTCGGCATGGTGGTCGCGGCAGGTATCTCGATGCTGTCAGACGTGGATTGGAACCGTCGCAACATGGTGATCTTTGCGATTTCGCTGTCGATCGGTCTTGGGTTGCAACTGGAACCCGGCGCGGTTCAGCACCTACCTGATACACTTCGTATCCTGATGACCAGCGGCCTGCTGCCCGCAGCGCTGATCGCCATTGTACTGAATTTGGTCCTGCCAGAAGAATTGGCCGAAGAATCGACTGAAGAGGTTTCAGGGGGTATGGCCGGTCACGGGGCGGGTAGCCTACCTCACGATTGAAGTGTTGAAGTAATCCGCAGCGTGCTTCAGCGCTGCGGATTACCCGGTGTTTGCCATTAGGCGCGCGACATCCAGCATGCGGGCTGAAAACCCCCATTCATTGTCGTACCAGCCAAAAACCCTGATCTGCATCTCTCCAATCATGCGCGTCTCGGGCCCCGCCACTACCAGTGACTCAGGGCGGGACCGCAAATCAGATGACACCAAGGGCAGATCGGTCCATCCCAGCACGGCAGAAGCTGCGACCGCGTCGCGAAAGGCTTGGTCGAACTGCTCAGCGCTCATGCCACGTTCAAGCGTGGCGACAAGATCAATGGCAGATACGCTGGCCGTCGGAACACGCACCGCGGCCCCCGACACACGACCGGCCAGGTCTGGCAAGACGATATCAATCAAATGCGTCGCGCTCGAGGTCGTGGGCACCATCGACAATGCCCCGGCGCGCGATCGGGCCAAATCCCCGCGTGGCGCATCGACCATCGGCTGGCTGTTTGTATAGCAGTGGATGGTGGTCATGTGCCCGGACACAAGCCCGCCGATTTGATCAATCAGCTTGACGAGCGGCGCCAGCCCATTCGTGGTGCAGGATGCATTTGAAACGATCCGTGCGCTGCCCAATTGATCTTCGTTTGCCCCCAGTACCAGTGTGACTTCGGCAGCGGGTGACGGACCGGAAATCAACACTTTATCCGCCCCAGCAGTCAAGCCCCGGCTGGCCACGTCGGATGTTCGCGCGACGCCGGTGCAATCGAGCATGACATCGACGCCGGACAGATCGACCTGTGCCAAATCGGCGCTGTGAGACATCAGAATAACGCGGCCATCGATATTCAGTGCTTCACCTTCAGTCGTGACCGAACCCTGATAGGGGCCAAACGTGCTGTCATATTTGAGCAGGTATGCGCATGTTTCCAGCGGCGCGATATCGTTGATCAGCACCAGTTCTACATCCGAATGCTGCGGCAGGCTTAGGACCTGACGCAGAATGGTGCGGCCGATACGGCCGAATCCGTTGATCGCGAGTTTCATGCGCAAGCTATGGCAGGCAGATCAGGCGATCTCAATCAAAGTATTGTACCAATTTCAGTTGCAGCTGACCTGCGAAAAGAACTGGCCCGAAATGTTCTGATACATGCTGGAATAGATCGCCTTGCAGCCAGTCGCCTTCTGTATCGCGGCCATTGCCTGGATGGTGCGAAGACGTGGCGGCGGGCCAAAGGGGTTCAGATTGTTATTATCCCGCGTCGCCCGATAAACCACAGGCGCGTCCGAGACCTGCGTCACCGCCCATGTGCGGCTCATGACGAAAACGGATTTGGTTTCTTCCTTGGCTGCGACCGGGGCGGCGTTGAACGCCGAAAGGCCAAGGGTGGCAACCAGTGCAATCATCGTACCGCGCAGTAACATCGAACAATCTCCAGTGCTGAAAACTCATTTGATTTCATCAGATTCCAGCGATTCTGTGAACCCCTTTACCAGAACTTGACCCGGTAAAGCCCCGATCGTCAGCTACCTAGACGGTACAGACAACGGCATGTGCCTATTCACATCCTTGTACAACAGATAGCGAAACCGTCCCGGTCCGCCTGCGTAACAGGCCTGCGGGCAGAAAGCGCGCAGCCACATGTAGTCGCCGGCCTCAACCTCGACCCAGTCCTGATTGAGACGATAAACGGCCTTGCCCTCAAGCACATAAAGGCCGTGTTCCATCACATGGGTTTCGGCAAAGGGAATCACGCCACCAGGTTCGAAATTGACGATGTTGACATGCATGTCGTGACGCAGGTCCTGCGGATCGGTGAAACGGGTGGTAGACCAGCGGCCTTCGGTGCCGGGCATTTCGTTAGGTACCACGTCGCGTTCATTGGTGATGATCGGGTCAGGGGCGGGCAGGCCGGGCACTGCATCATAAGCCTTGCGCACCCAATGGAACCGGGCAACTGAATCGCCATGGTTGTGCAGCGTCCAGTCGCTGCCCGGGGGGATATAGGCATATCCACCGATCTCAAGAACATGATCCGCTTCGTTCAGGGTCAGCGTGACGCTGCCCTCGACCACGAAGATCACCCCTTGCGCATTTGGGTCGGTTTCGGGCGTATCGCTGCCACCGCCGGGCTGCACCTCCATTATGTATTGCGAGAATGTCTCGGCAAAACCACTCAGAGGCCGGGATAAGACCCAAAGACGTGTATTCTCCCAGAAAGGCAGAAAGCTGGTGACGATGTCGCGCATCGTGCCCTTGGGGATTACCGCATAGGCATCGGTGAACATGGCACGGTCGGTCAACAGTTGCTCTTGCCCCGGATGTCCGCCTGTCGGTGCATAATATTTAGGATGTGTCATCAAATGCCTCTGCTTCGTCTGGGCACAATATGAGGCGATCTCACGGGCGGACCTAGCGCCCGCCTTGCGAAAGGTTTGTTCGGGATAATTTGAAGGTGGCCAAGTGGGGCTTGGCCGCACACGCATAGAGGTATATCTATGGACGTGAAAGTCATTCAAATCGGCGAGGCCCTTTGATGAAAGCCTTTGTTTACACAGCGCTGGTTGCTGCACTTTTTCTGGGGGTGGGTGGAATAGCACAGGCTAAACCACTTTCCCGAATCATCGCGGAAATGGGGTTGAGCCCCGCTGACTTTGAGGTGTTGAACGACACCTCAAACGCGTTGCTGTCGACGGGCACTCCATCCGTGGGGCAGGAGAGGGCTTGGCTCAATCAGGACACCGGCTCGAAGGGGACAATCCGCGTGCAAAGCGTTCAGGGCAATTGTGTGATACTTCAGCACTTTGTGCAGCCTGAAGGTGCTGCACAGGCCCGCGATATCAGAACGCGCCGCTGCAAGACCGCTGATGGGAACTGGATCCTGACACCTTAAAGGCCGTTGCCTTGGCCAGCACCCGAACTAGCACAGCTGCACCCTTGTGATTTGCTCCAGCTAATTTTACCGCAGGCCCCCTGCTGGGCATCGCATTGATGCTGGACCGGGCTCAATTTGCGTGAATGACGTTCCGTCAATTAGCTGGACACGCTCATGGCCACTAAGCCATCCTCGGACCAAAGCCAAAGACCCGCATTGCGCCACAGGGAAGGAATAGACATGACCATGACTTTCGGATTGCGTGAGGAAAACCGCGCCCTGTTACAGCGGGTGAGAGATATGATTCACGACGAGGTCATGCCGCTTGAAGATGAGTATCAGGCAGAAATCAATAAAGGCGATCGTTGGAAATATACCGAGCGACAGGCCGAGATTCTCGAGGGGCTGAAAGCCAAGGCCAAGGCGGCGGGGCTTTGGAACTTCTGGCTGACAGACAGCGACAAAGGTTTTGGCCTCAGTACAGTTGAATACGCCTATTTCGCCGAGGAGATGGGCAAGACGCCCTTGGGGGCCGAAGTTTTCAACTGCTCCGCGCCCGATACAGGGAATATGGAGGTGTTTGAACGCTACGGGTCAGGCGCGATGAAAGAGCAGTGGCTGAAGCCTTTGCTCGACGGGCAGATTCGCTCGGCTTATCTGATGACCGAACCCGATGTGGCCTCATCGGATGCCACCAACATTTCGATGTCCTGCGTGAGGGACGGGGCCGAATATGTTCTGAACGGCGAGAAATGGTGGTCGTCTGGGGCGGGCGATCCGCGTTGCAAGGTCTATATCGTGATGGTCAAAACCGGCGGGGACGATCTGCCAAAGCACCAGCGCCAGTCGATGATCGTGGTCCCAGCAGACGCGCCGGGTATTGAGGTATTGCGCCCGATGGAGGTCTATGGCCACGACGATGCGCCCCATGGTCACATGCACATCCGTTTCACAGAAGTTCGGGTCCCGGCCGAAAACATTCTATTGGGCGAAGGGCGCGGGTTCGAGATCGCGCAGGGGCGCTTGGGGCCGGGCCGTATTCACCATTGCATGCGCGCGATTGGTCAGGCCGAGTCTGCGCTGGAGCAGATGTGCAAGCGTTCACTACAGCGCCAGGCGTTTGGGAAGAAACTGGCGCAGCTGGGGGCAAACTACGACATCATCGCCGAATGTCGGATGGAGATCGAAATGGCCCGTTTGCTGTGCCTCAAGGCCGCCTGGTACATGGATCAGGGCGATGCACGGGCGGCGGCCCCATGGATCAGCCAGATCAAGGTCGTTGCCCCCAAGGTCGCGCTGAAGGTGATCGATGAGGCCGTGCAAATGTTCGGCGCACAGGGGATCAGTCAGGATACGCCCTTGGCAAATGCATGGATCCATGTGCGCACCCTGCGTCTGGCGGATGGGCCGGACGCAGTGCATCGCCGTCAGGTCGCTCGCGCCGAGTTGAAGAAATACACGCAGGAAAAAGTCTGAGGCGACAGAACCACAATGACATCGGATGTGTTGGGGCAGGCGTATTTCCACCAAAATGCGCAGGGTGTGTTTGTCGGAAATGACCCCGCGCGCGGGCCTTGGTCGGCCGATCATTGCCATGCTGGGCCAGTCAGCGGATTGATCGTGCGGGCGGCAGAAACCGAAGTTGGCCCTGAGAAGATGTTGACCCGGTTGACCGTCGATCTGCTGCGTCCATTGCCTCTGGCTGGTTTGCGAGTCGCGGCAGAGACGACACGCCATACCAAGACGCTGGCGACCACACGGGTCACCGTACATGATCTGGACGACACGCTTTGCGCCACCGCCACAACCATGCATATGGTGCGCAAAGACCTTGGGGCCGTGCCCAATGTCGAACTGCCCGCGCCCAGGGTCGAAGATATGGTCGATGGCCCGTTTCCGATCGGTGAGATGCGCCATCAGTTGTCCGGTTTTGCCCATCACTCCCAGATCGGCTATCCCGCTGATGGCAAGCAAGGGGCAGGTCCGAAAACCGTCTGGATGCGTACACCTGCCTTGCTGGAAGGAGAGGACCCGTCGCCGATCCAAGCGCTCTGCCCGCTTGCAGATTGCGGCAATGGCATATCGTGGAACGCGCCCACATCTGAGATGGGTTTCATGAATACCGACCTGACTGTGCAAGTCCACCGCGAGCCTGTCTCGGACTGGCTGGCCTCTGACTCGATCTCGCACTGGCAACCCTCGGGGATCGGTATGTCGCAGTCAGTTCTTTTTGATACACAGGGGCCAGTTGGGACGGCTTTGCAGACATTGGTCTTGTTCCCGCCGGAGTAAATGGCGGGATTCTGCAGCCTGGTGTTTAGTCGGATTGCCGATACCCGCTGCGCATTCTATCTTTGCAACATGCGCTGGCTTGCCTTCTCCTTCACCTGCCTTCTGCCGATACCGGCACTGGCTCATCCCCATGTTTTTATCGACACGGGGCTAGAGTTCATGGTCGATGACGCAGGCAACCTGACCCATGTGCGTGTGACCTGGGCCTATGATGAGTTCTATTCATTGCTGGTTCTGGAAGACATGCGACTGGATCAGGATGCAGATGGCGTGCTGACCGAGGCCGAAGAGCAGTTTCTAAGTGGCTTCGACGCGCAGTGGGTCGAAGGTTACAATGGCGATCTGATCATCCGCATGGGCGAAAATGTGATCCCGCTCTCTGGCCCGCTTGAGCCGCAGGCCACGACCGAGGATGCCCGCATCGTGACCACACATCTGCGCGCGATCGAAGGAGACCCCGTTCCCGCGGATGCGCTGTCGATCAAAGCGTTTGATGAGAGCTTTTATACCGCATACGAAGTGACCCGCCCGGTTCTGGTTTCAGGCCCCACGACTTGTAATATCGAACGCAACGATCCGGATATCGACAACGAACTGGCCCAGATGCAGGCTTTTTTGCTGACGCTGGATGCCGAGTATGACCTTGAAGAAAATGATATCCCTCTGGTCGGTGAGAAATTCGCAACCGAGATTCGGCTTTCATGTCCAAATACCTGATCGTTCCCGTTGCCATCGCCTGCGGGGTGCTGCTGTGGTTCTGGGGCAGCGGTGGTTTTGACCATCTGGCCGCTTGGGCTGCCGGAGAGCAGCGCGAATTCCAGAACCAGATCGCCCGCGCCCTGCGCGCAGCACGCGCCGAGCAGCCCGAAGCTGTGGCAACGCTACTGACGGTCTGTTTTGCATATGGGTTTTTTCATGCCATCGGACCGGGCCATGGCAAGGTTCTGATCGGAGGATACGGGCTTGGCCGTCGTGTCGCGTTTTGGCGGTTGTCTGCAATCAGTGTCCTGTCGAGCCTAGGGCAAGCAGTGACGGCGGTTGTGCTGGTTTATGCCGGGGTATTGGTATTCCAGATGTCACGCGAGTCGCTTGTAGGCACGACCGAACAGGTCATGGCACCGATCAGCTACGGCGCAATTGCCGCTATAGGCCTGTGGCTGGTTTTTCGCGCCATCCGCAGTTTTGCGCGGCGTCACAAAAACCAGGCCTCTCAATCGCACGACCACCATCACCATGCGCATGATCACGACCACCATCATCACGACCACGAGGTTTGCGCTGACTGCGGCCACCGCCACGGCCCGACGGCCGATGAGGTCGCTCAGGTCGGCAGCTTGCGCGAGGCGTTGATCCTGATCGCTGGTATAGCCGCACGCCCCTGTACCGGCGCGTTATTCGTGCTGATCCTGACATGGCAGATGGGTATCGCAATGGTCGGCATCGCGGGCGCATTCGCCATGGCTTTAGGCACCGCAACCATCACCACTTTGGTCGGTTGGACATCCTTTGGGTTGCGCGGCGGGTTGCTGGCCTCAGCCTCGGCTACGCGCTTTGCATCGGTACTGGCCCCGACCATCGAACTGGTTGCGGGTCTTATCATCGCCGTGATTGCAAGCGGGCTGCTACTGCGGGCCTTGTAGACTTAGCCAAACACCGGTTCGGGATATCCTACCCGTGCCAGATACAATCCTTGCGGCGGGCATACCGGCCCACAGGCCGCTCGGTCAACCGCCTCAAGCGCATCGCGAACATCCTCAGGCGTCCATGCCCCAGCCCCCACACGCTCCAACGTGCCAACAAAGCTACGTACCTGATTGTGCAGGAACGATCGGGCGCGAACATGGAAGTGGATTTCGGCCCCCGAGAAGCCCTGAACCTGTTCCACCCGCAACTCATCCAGTGTTTTGACCGGGCTGGCGGCCTGACAGATGGATGAACGGAAGGTGGTGAAGTCATGTCGCCCGATCAGCATATCCGCCCCGGCCTGCATCGCTGCAACGTCCAGAGAATGATTGATCTGCCAGACCTGCCCCTTGTCGTGGGTTGCAGGTGCGCGACGCATCAGGATACGGAACAGATATTGCCGCTCAAGCGCCGAAAACCGCGCGTGCCAATCATCATCCACTCGTGCAGCTTGCACGATCGCGACAGGCTGCGGTTTGAGGTGATAATTCAACGCCTCGGACAGGCGGAACGGGTCCCATTCTTTGACCAGATCGCAATGCGCCACTTGTCCTAGCGCGTGAACCCCCGCGTCGGTACGACCGGCGGCGGCGATTGTGTGGTCTCCGGGTTCGATCCGCGAAAGCGCTAATTCGATCGCGCCCTGAACCGAAGGCAGCTCCTTTTGCCGCTGCCATCCGGCAAACGGTTCCCCTTGGTATTCGACTTGCAGCGCGTATCTGGGCATGGGGCGCTGGTATCGCGCCTTGGTCGGACGGGCAAGGGGGCGAAAGCTCTGGCAAGTGCCGCAACCGCTACCTATCTTGGGCAAAACGATAATTGCGGGGCGACAGCTTGGTCATCTCATCTTTGGCAGACAGTCTGGTGCGCGGCGTCGAATCCGTGGGTGACCGTGTGTCTGAGACATTCTTCGAACCGGTCATCCGGCTGGGCGTCACGGGATTGGCGCGGTCGGGTAAGACGGTGTTCATCACATCTCTGGTCGCCAACCTGCTGGATCGGGGCCGCATGACCGGTCTTGTGGCGCAGCAAGAGGGGCGTGTCACCGCCAGTTATCTGCAGCCGCAACCCGACGACACCGTGCCCCGGTTCGATTTCGAATCCCATCTGTCCGCGTTGACCGGACCAGCGCCGCACTGGCCGGACAGCACGCGTGCTGTTTCCGAGTTACGCCTGTCCTTCAAAGTCCAGCCCGCAGGTCTGCTTTCGGGATTGCAGGGCCCTCGAACATTGCATCTGGATATTGTGGACTATCCGGGTGAGTGGCTGCTGGATCTGGCCCTACTGGACAAACCCTATGAAGATTGGTCGCGGGACACGCTGGAGCATATTTCGAACCGTCGACAAGCCGAGGCATTTCTGGCAAAGGTTCAGGCGGCCGACCCAACCGCGCCACATGATGAGCCGCAGGCGCAGGATCTGGCTCGCAGCTTCACCGATTACCTGAATGCCGCGCGTGAGGCCGGGTTCTATGACTGCACTCCCGGTCGGTTTCTTCTGCCGGGCGATCTGGCCGGGTCTCCTGTGCTGACCTTCGCACCTTTGCTAGTGTCCGAGGCGTCACGCCGCCGGTCCCTGCACCGCGAGATGGAGCGGCGGTACGAGGCTTACAAAGCGCAGGTGGTTAAACCCTTCTTCCGCGATCACTTTGCCCGGATCGACCGGCAGATCGTTCTGGTCGATGCGTTGGGCGCGATCCACAAAGGCCCGCAAGCGGTCGAGGATATGCGCCGCGCGATGGCCGATATCCTGTCGGCCTTCCGCCCCGGTCGCAACGCATGGCTCAACAGGCTGCTGCTTGGCAAGCGGGTCGAGCGTATCCTGTTCGCGGCCACCAAAGCGGACCATCTGCACCATCTGCAGCACCCGCGCCTGACCGCGATCATTGAGGCCCTGACCCGTGAGGCCCACGACCGCGCCAGCTTTGCCGGGGCTGAAACTGCGGCCTTATCGTTGGCTTCACTTCGGACAACGACGGAAGAGATGCGCAGCCATAACGGCGTAGAACTGCCATGCGTGCGCGGCACTCTGCTAGATAGCGGTAAGCAGGCGGCCTTTTACCCCGGTGATTTGCCAGAGGACCCTGCCCATCTGCTGGGCCCCGCGCGCAATGGGGCCGAGGGATGGCTGGGCGACGACTATGGCAATATGGCCTTTGCACCCGCACATTTGACCCTGAATCCTGGTGACGGTCCGCCACATATTCGGCTGGACCGGGCTGCGCAGTTTCTGATCGGAGACCGGCTGTGAACGTGATCCTTCGTCCTGCTCGCAGTACCGATGCCGGAACCACAGGCGCTATTCTGCATGGGTTCGCCCGCGAAAACGACTGGATGCCTGAACTGCATTCTGAGGCCGAGACCATTGCGTTTTGCGGCAGGATGATTGATCTCGGCTGGGTCACGGTGGCCGAAAAGCAGGGGCAGGTGGCCGGATTTCTGGCGT
The Ruegeria sp. SCSIO 43209 genome window above contains:
- a CDS encoding type I glyceraldehyde-3-phosphate dehydrogenase: MKLAINGFGRIGRTILRQVLSLPQHSDVELVLINDIAPLETCAYLLKYDSTFGPYQGSVTTEGEALNIDGRVILMSHSADLAQVDLSGVDVMLDCTGVARTSDVASRGLTAGADKVLISGPSPAAEVTLVLGANEDQLGSARIVSNASCTTNGLAPLVKLIDQIGGLVSGHMTTIHCYTNSQPMVDAPRGDLARSRAGALSMVPTTSSATHLIDIVLPDLAGRVSGAAVRVPTASVSAIDLVATLERGMSAEQFDQAFRDAVAASAVLGWTDLPLVSSDLRSRPESLVVAGPETRMIGEMQIRVFGWYDNEWGFSARMLDVARLMANTG
- a CDS encoding DUF1007 family protein, with the protein product MRWLAFSFTCLLPIPALAHPHVFIDTGLEFMVDDAGNLTHVRVTWAYDEFYSLLVLEDMRLDQDADGVLTEAEEQFLSGFDAQWVEGYNGDLIIRMGENVIPLSGPLEPQATTEDARIVTTHLRAIEGDPVPADALSIKAFDESFYTAYEVTRPVLVSGPTTCNIERNDPDIDNELAQMQAFLLTLDAEYDLEENDIPLVGEKFATEIRLSCPNT
- a CDS encoding bifunctional allantoicase/(S)-ureidoglycine aminohydrolase: MTHPKYYAPTGGHPGQEQLLTDRAMFTDAYAVIPKGTMRDIVTSFLPFWENTRLWVLSRPLSGFAETFSQYIMEVQPGGGSDTPETDPNAQGVIFVVEGSVTLTLNEADHVLEIGGYAYIPPGSDWTLHNHGDSVARFHWVRKAYDAVPGLPAPDPIITNERDVVPNEMPGTEGRWSTTRFTDPQDLRHDMHVNIVNFEPGGVIPFAETHVMEHGLYVLEGKAVYRLNQDWVEVEAGDYMWLRAFCPQACYAGGPGRFRYLLYKDVNRHMPLSVPSR
- a CDS encoding acyl-CoA dehydrogenase family protein, which produces MTMTFGLREENRALLQRVRDMIHDEVMPLEDEYQAEINKGDRWKYTERQAEILEGLKAKAKAAGLWNFWLTDSDKGFGLSTVEYAYFAEEMGKTPLGAEVFNCSAPDTGNMEVFERYGSGAMKEQWLKPLLDGQIRSAYLMTEPDVASSDATNISMSCVRDGAEYVLNGEKWWSSGAGDPRCKVYIVMVKTGGDDLPKHQRQSMIVVPADAPGIEVLRPMEVYGHDDAPHGHMHIRFTEVRVPAENILLGEGRGFEIAQGRLGPGRIHHCMRAIGQAESALEQMCKRSLQRQAFGKKLAQLGANYDIIAECRMEIEMARLLCLKAAWYMDQGDARAAAPWISQIKVVAPKVALKVIDEAVQMFGAQGISQDTPLANAWIHVRTLRLADGPDAVHRRQVARAELKKYTQEKV
- a CDS encoding nucleobase:cation symporter-2 family protein yields the protein MAETSIGTPEQLRDPNFTPALHKAIPLGIQHVLAMFVSNVTPAIIVAGAAGFGFGSNSPDFPELLYLIQMSMLFAGLATLLQTITIGPVGAALPIVQGTSFAFLPIMIPLVAGKGVDALGALFCGVLVGGLFHAFLGLFIGKIRFALPPLVTGLVVTMIGLALVKVGIQYAAGGVPAIGTPEYGSLLNWSAALVVVVVTLGLKFFARGMLSVSAVLVGLAIGYVYALMVGMVTFEAIGTSWSRASAFALPVPFKYGFEFSLAAVIGFCLMSFVSAIETVGDVSGITKGGAGREATDKEIAGATYADGFGTAIAGMFGGFPNTSFSQNVGLIAMTGVMSRHVVTCGAIFLILCGLVPKVGAIIRTVPIEVLGGGVIVMFGMVVAAGISMLSDVDWNRRNMVIFAISLSIGLGLQLEPGAVQHLPDTLRILMTSGLLPAALIAIVLNLVLPEELAEESTEEVSGGMAGHGAGSLPHD
- a CDS encoding ureidoglycolate lyase, whose amino-acid sequence is MTRIVAEPISAEAFAPFGDLIDISGEPDKIINQGQCGRYHDRAKLDFSDARAGISLFSANSREMPYLLEMVERHPDGSQAFIPMTHQPFLVVVAPDEGGKPGQPRAFITQAGQAVNYHRGTWHGVLTPLHGPGLFAVVDRIGVGLNLEEYWFSTPYEVVNR
- the truA gene encoding tRNA pseudouridine(38-40) synthase TruA, translating into MPRYALQVEYQGEPFAGWQRQKELPSVQGAIELALSRIEPGDHTIAAAGRTDAGVHALGQVAHCDLVKEWDPFRLSEALNYHLKPQPVAIVQAARVDDDWHARFSALERQYLFRILMRRAPATHDKGQVWQINHSLDVAAMQAGADMLIGRHDFTTFRSSICQAASPVKTLDELRVEQVQGFSGAEIHFHVRARSFLHNQVRSFVGTLERVGAGAWTPEDVRDALEAVDRAACGPVCPPQGLYLARVGYPEPVFG
- a CDS encoding nickel/cobalt transporter produces the protein MSKYLIVPVAIACGVLLWFWGSGGFDHLAAWAAGEQREFQNQIARALRAARAEQPEAVATLLTVCFAYGFFHAIGPGHGKVLIGGYGLGRRVAFWRLSAISVLSSLGQAVTAVVLVYAGVLVFQMSRESLVGTTEQVMAPISYGAIAAIGLWLVFRAIRSFARRHKNQASQSHDHHHHAHDHDHHHHDHEVCADCGHRHGPTADEVAQVGSLREALILIAGIAARPCTGALFVLILTWQMGIAMVGIAGAFAMALGTATITTLVGWTSFGLRGGLLASASATRFASVLAPTIELVAGLIIAVIASGLLLRAL
- a CDS encoding thioesterase family protein, producing the protein MTSDVLGQAYFHQNAQGVFVGNDPARGPWSADHCHAGPVSGLIVRAAETEVGPEKMLTRLTVDLLRPLPLAGLRVAAETTRHTKTLATTRVTVHDLDDTLCATATTMHMVRKDLGAVPNVELPAPRVEDMVDGPFPIGEMRHQLSGFAHHSQIGYPADGKQGAGPKTVWMRTPALLEGEDPSPIQALCPLADCGNGISWNAPTSEMGFMNTDLTVQVHREPVSDWLASDSISHWQPSGIGMSQSVLFDTQGPVGTALQTLVLFPPE
- the puuE gene encoding allantoinase PuuE produces the protein MQPPRYPRDMIGYGANPPDAAWPGGAKLAVQIVLNYEEGGENCVLHGDAASEAFLSEIVGAAQWPGQRHWNMESIYEYGSRSGFWRLHRLMKDLPITVYGVATALARSPDQVAAMKSAGWEIASHGLKWVEHKDMPEAEERAQIAEAIRLHAEVVGDRPRGWYTGRCSDNTVRLVAEEGGFAYVADTYADDLPYWMQTGGRDQLIVPYTLDCNDMRFATPQGFNAGDQFYSYLKDSFDALYAEGEAGAPKMLSIGLHCRLIGRPGRVMALKRFLDYARGFSDVWFATRLQIAEHWAEKHPAAERPQPSQMGREEFVSEYGGIFEHSAWIAERAYDLELGAAHDTAGGLHNALTRMFRSASTEERLGVLTAHPDLAGKLAQAKRLTQESTSEQASAGLDALTDEERATFTELNQRYTEKFGFPFIIAVRDHNKASILSAFQRRIEQDRDTEFAEACRQVERIAEFRLRDVLPS